The Lycium ferocissimum isolate CSIRO_LF1 chromosome 1, AGI_CSIRO_Lferr_CH_V1, whole genome shotgun sequence genome includes a region encoding these proteins:
- the LOC132053083 gene encoding transcription elongation factor TFIIS-like — translation MEKELIELFDAVKRAADAAAVDGGADESRCLDALKRLKKFPVNYQVLVSTQVGKRLRILTKHPREKIQALASDVVKNWKTIIVRETMKNKNSNEVNGESVKAECAGDDGGEGNKFQHVNSVKVEKVSRVENVKVERSSFERSSKSLTPKSERAVTSESSFTGIQSENATVLKTESTTSKSVKIEKKPKDEKLSSNVASAAPPKLSALVYCKDSVRDKVRELLAEALCKVSSEVDDDLRDAVNACDPYRVAVQVETAMFEKWGRSSGAQKFKYRSIMFNIKDPNNPDFRRKVLIGQYPPRSIIELSPEDMASDERQKENKKIKEKALFNSELGGPPKASTDKFKCGRCGKNQTTYYQMQTRSADEPMTTYVTCVNCDNRWKFC, via the exons ATGGAGAAGGAGCTAATCGAGCTGTTCGATGCGGTAAAGCGAGCGGCTGATGCTGCCGCTGTTGACGGCGGTGCAGATGAGAGTAGATGCCTTGACGCGTTGAAGCGCCTCAAGAAATTCCCTGTTAATTATCAAGTCCTCGTCTCTACACAG GTGGGCAAACGCCTCCGAATATTGACAAAACATCCGAGGGAGAAGATCCAGGCGTTGGCTTCTGATGTAGTGAAGAACTGGAAGACTATAATTGTGAGAGAGacaatgaaaaataagaacagcAATGAAGTAAATGGGGAATCTGTAAAAGCTGAATGTGCTGGCGATGATGGTGGTGAAGGGAATAAATTTCAGCATGTGAACTCGGTGAAGGTTGAAAAGGTGTCAAGGGTTGAGAATGTGAAGGTTGAGAGGTCAAGTTTTGAGAGGTCAAGTAAGTCTCTGACTCCAAAATCTGAGAGAGCAGTGACTTCAGAAAGTTCCTTCACCGGCATACAGTCTGAGAATGCTACTGTTTTGAAGACTGAGAGTACAACTTCCAAAAGTGTAAAGATTGAGAAGAAACCCAAGGATGAGAAATTGAGCTCTAATGTGGCAAGTGCTGCCCCACCAAAGCTGTCTGCTCTCGTTTATTGTAAGGATTCTGTGAGAGACAAAGTTCGGGAGCTCCTTGCTGAGGCTCTTTGCAAAGTCTCAAGTGAAGTTGATGACGATTTGAGGGATGCTGTGAATGCCTGTGATCCTTATAGAGTTGCAGTTCAGGTTGAGACTGCAATGTTTGAGAAGTGGGGTAGATCTAGTGGTGCCCAGAAGTTTAAGTATAGGTCAATAATGTTTAACATCAAGGATCCAAACAATCCAGATTTCAGGAGGAAAGTCCTTATAGGACAGTATCCACCTCGTAGTATTATTGAATTGAGCCCAGAAGATATGGCAAGTGATGAAAGGCAAAAGGAGAATAAGAAGATTAAAGAAAAAGCATTATTTAATAGCGAGCTTGGAGGTCCTCCGAAGGCCAGTACTGATAAGTTTAAGTGTGGTAGGTGCGGGAAAAATCAAACCACTTACTACCAGATGCAAACTCGGAGTGCTGATGAACCGATGACCACATATGTCACATGTGTAAACTGCGATAATCGCTGGAAATTCTGTTAA